The following coding sequences lie in one Panicum virgatum strain AP13 chromosome 6N, P.virgatum_v5, whole genome shotgun sequence genomic window:
- the LOC120678059 gene encoding sugar transporter ERD6-like 7 produces the protein MPLCTNFNFPVIGVAPCLLQLVGLLVTPESPRWLARFGYPGAFEAELQKLRGKGADISEEAEEIKDFTEKLQHLPKSKVLDLFQKDYIHAVTVGVGLMVLQQFGGVNAICFYASDIFVSAGNE, from the exons ATGCCATTATGTACAAATTTTAACTTTCCTGTTATAGGAGTGGCACCATGTTTACTGCAGTTGGTTGGCCTTCTTGTGACTCCTGAATCCCCTAGATGGCTG GCAAGGTTTGGATACCCAGGTGCATTTGAggcagagttgcagaagctAAGGGGAAAGGGGGCTGATATATCTGAGGAAGCTGAAGAAATTAAA GATTTTACAGAAAAGCTtcagcatttaccaaagtcaaAGGTTTTGGACCTGTTTCAGAAGGATTATATTCATGCTGTTACA GTTGGAGTCGGGCTAATGGTCCTTCAACAGTTTGGGGGAGTGAATGCCATTTGCTTCTATGCTAGTGACATATTTGTTTCAGCTGGTAATGAATGA